The proteins below are encoded in one region of Streptomyces cyanogenus:
- a CDS encoding MFS transporter, translating to MSAPSQAAPARPAGYGRVLAVPEFRAVFAAHVLSMLGVIVSEVALSVLVYDRTRSPLLSALTFAVGFLPYAVGGTLLAPVADRFPARRVLVTCDLVCAGCVAVMAAPGTGIGALLALRCCLAVVSPVFAGTRMATLADVLGAGELFVLGRSLLRIVAQSALLVGYGLGGLLLTVVAPRPALVITVGTFLASAALLRLGTRHRPARTRDRTQPPPGLRSLLARPRVRLLLLLFWVPPAFSVVPEALAAPYADALGSGSAGLGLLMCALPVGTVAGELFAGARLRPTARERVALPLLCLSLLPYLGYALRPGLAVSLLLLLLSGAASAYTPGLDQWFVRAVPAELRGRAMTVLSAGLMTVQGVGMALAGVAAQAVGVRAAVAGAGALGTLCCAGLALAVLRERPATETRDRADRHMTGR from the coding sequence ATGTCCGCACCCTCACAGGCGGCCCCGGCGCGCCCCGCCGGATACGGCCGTGTCCTCGCCGTGCCCGAGTTCCGGGCCGTCTTCGCCGCGCACGTGCTGTCCATGCTCGGCGTGATCGTCAGCGAGGTCGCCCTCTCCGTCCTCGTCTACGACCGCACCCGCTCACCCCTGCTGAGCGCGCTCACCTTCGCCGTGGGTTTCCTGCCGTACGCCGTCGGCGGCACCCTGCTCGCCCCGGTCGCCGACCGCTTCCCGGCCCGGCGGGTGCTCGTGACCTGCGACCTGGTGTGCGCGGGCTGCGTGGCCGTGATGGCGGCCCCCGGCACCGGCATCGGCGCCCTGCTCGCCCTGCGCTGCTGCCTCGCCGTAGTCTCCCCGGTGTTCGCTGGCACCCGCATGGCCACCCTCGCCGACGTCCTCGGCGCCGGCGAGCTGTTCGTGCTCGGCCGCTCCCTGCTGCGGATCGTCGCCCAGAGCGCCCTGCTCGTCGGCTACGGCCTCGGCGGGCTGCTGCTCACCGTCGTCGCGCCCCGCCCCGCCCTCGTGATCACCGTCGGTACCTTCCTCGCCTCGGCCGCCCTGCTCCGCCTCGGCACCCGGCACCGGCCGGCCCGCACCCGGGACCGTACCCAGCCCCCGCCCGGGCTCCGGTCGCTCCTCGCCCGCCCGCGGGTACGGCTCCTCCTCCTTCTCTTCTGGGTGCCGCCCGCGTTCTCCGTCGTCCCCGAGGCCCTCGCCGCGCCGTACGCCGACGCCCTGGGCAGCGGTTCCGCCGGCCTGGGCCTGCTCATGTGCGCCCTGCCCGTCGGCACGGTGGCCGGCGAGCTGTTCGCCGGCGCCCGGCTGCGGCCCACGGCCCGCGAACGCGTCGCCCTCCCGCTCCTGTGTCTGTCCCTGCTGCCGTACCTCGGCTACGCCCTGCGGCCCGGGCTCGCCGTGTCCCTGCTGCTCCTGCTGCTGTCCGGGGCCGCGTCGGCGTACACCCCGGGCCTGGACCAGTGGTTCGTGCGGGCCGTGCCGGCGGAGCTGCGCGGGCGGGCCATGACCGTGCTGAGCGCCGGGCTGATGACCGTGCAGGGCGTCGGCATGGCGCTGGCCGGCGTGGCCGCGCAGGCGGTGGGGGTGCGGGCGGCCGTGGCGGGCGCCGGTGCGCTCGGCACGCTGTGCTGCGCCGGGCTCGCCCTGGCCGTCCTACGCGAACGGCCGGCGACCGAAACCCGAGACAGAGCTGACCGGCATATGACCGGCCGGTAG
- a CDS encoding acyl-CoA mutase large subunit family protein has protein sequence MDAHAIEEGRRRWQARYDAARKRDADFTTLSGDPVEPVYGPRPGDTYEGFERIGWPGEYPFTRGLHPTGYRGRTWTIRQFAGFGNAEQTNERYKMILAAGGGGLSVAFDMPTLMGRDSDDPRSLGEVGHCGVAIDSAADMEVLFKDIPLGDVTTSMTISGPAVPVFCMYLVAAERQGVDPGVLNGTLQTDIFKEYIAQKEWLFQPEPHLRLIGDLMEYCAAGIPAYKPLSVSGYHIREAGATAAQELAYTLADGFGYVELGLSRGLDVDVFAPGLSFFFDAHVDFFEEIAKFRAARRIWARWMRDVYGATSDKAQWLRFHTQTAGVSLTAQQPYNNVVRTAVEALAAVLGGTNSLHTNALDETLALPSEQAAEIALRTQQVLMEETGVANVADPLGGSWYVEQLTDRIEADAEKIFEQIKERGLRAHPDGRHPIGPITSGILRGIEDGWFTGEIAESAFRYQQALEKGDKRVVGVNVHTGSVTGDLEILRVSHEVEREQVRVLAERKAGRDEAAVRGALDGMLAAARSGANMIEPMLEAVRAEATLGEICGVLRDEWGVYTEPPGF, from the coding sequence ATGGACGCTCACGCCATCGAGGAGGGCCGCCGACGCTGGCAGGCCCGCTACGACGCCGCGCGCAAGCGCGACGCGGACTTCACCACGCTCTCCGGCGACCCCGTGGAGCCGGTGTACGGGCCCCGACCGGGCGACACGTACGAGGGATTCGAGCGGATCGGCTGGCCCGGGGAGTACCCCTTCACGCGCGGGCTCCATCCGACCGGCTACCGCGGACGTACCTGGACGATCCGGCAGTTCGCCGGGTTCGGCAACGCCGAGCAGACCAACGAGCGGTACAAGATGATCCTCGCCGCCGGCGGCGGTGGTCTGTCGGTCGCCTTCGACATGCCGACGCTCATGGGCCGCGACTCCGACGACCCGCGCTCGCTCGGCGAGGTCGGGCACTGCGGAGTCGCCATCGACTCGGCCGCCGACATGGAGGTGCTGTTCAAGGACATCCCGCTGGGGGACGTGACGACGTCCATGACCATCAGCGGGCCGGCGGTGCCCGTCTTCTGCATGTACCTGGTCGCCGCCGAACGGCAGGGTGTGGACCCGGGGGTGCTCAACGGCACCCTCCAGACCGACATCTTCAAGGAGTACATCGCCCAGAAGGAGTGGCTCTTCCAGCCGGAGCCCCATCTGCGGCTGATCGGCGACCTGATGGAGTACTGCGCGGCAGGTATCCCCGCGTACAAGCCGCTGTCCGTCTCCGGGTACCACATCCGGGAGGCGGGGGCGACGGCCGCGCAGGAGCTGGCCTACACGCTGGCGGACGGGTTCGGGTACGTCGAGCTGGGGCTCAGCCGCGGGCTCGACGTCGACGTCTTCGCGCCCGGGCTGTCCTTCTTCTTCGACGCGCACGTCGACTTCTTCGAGGAGATCGCCAAGTTCCGCGCGGCCCGGCGCATCTGGGCGCGGTGGATGCGGGACGTGTACGGCGCGACGTCCGACAAGGCGCAGTGGCTGCGGTTCCACACGCAGACCGCGGGTGTCTCGCTGACCGCGCAGCAGCCGTACAACAACGTGGTGCGTACGGCCGTGGAGGCGCTGGCCGCCGTGCTCGGCGGGACCAACTCGCTGCACACCAACGCCCTGGACGAGACCCTCGCGCTGCCCAGCGAGCAGGCCGCGGAGATCGCGCTGCGGACCCAGCAGGTGCTGATGGAGGAGACCGGGGTCGCCAATGTGGCCGATCCGCTGGGTGGTTCGTGGTACGTCGAGCAGCTGACGGACCGGATCGAGGCGGACGCGGAGAAGATCTTCGAGCAGATCAAGGAGCGGGGGCTGCGGGCTCACCCGGACGGGCGACACCCGATCGGGCCCATCACGTCCGGGATCCTGCGGGGGATCGAGGACGGGTGGTTCACCGGGGAGATCGCGGAGTCCGCGTTCCGGTACCAGCAGGCGCTGGAGAAGGGTGACAAGAGGGTCGTCGGCGTCAACGTCCACACCGGGTCCGTCACCGGGGACCTGGAGATCCTGCGGGTCAGCCACGAGGTGGAGCGGGAGCAGGTGCGGGTGCTCGCCGAGCGGAAGGCGGGGCGCGACGAGGCGGCGGTGCGGGGGGCGCTGGACGGGATGCTCGCCGCGGCGCGGTCCGGGGCCAACATGATCGAGCCGATGCTGGAGGCTGTGCGGGCCGAGGCGACGCTGGGGGAGATCTGCGGGGTGCTGCGGGACGAGTGGGGCGTGTACACCGAGCCCCCCGGCTTCTAG
- a CDS encoding TetR/AcrR family transcriptional regulator, with protein MSPETAKSQETKAKLLEGALRTLTEQGIAKTSARTVAAAAGVNQALVFYHFGSVDELLAAACRYGAEKAVGRYRERLAAVGSLSELLAVGREIHERERAGGHVALLGQLLAGAPAHPALGPATAAGLQLWITEVEQVLRRVLAATPFGEFADPVGLARAVAVAFVGIELYEGVDEAGAGAALDALEQLGALVSAVESLGPVAQRAVRHHLRRRGRGSSPA; from the coding sequence ATGAGCCCCGAGACGGCGAAGTCGCAGGAGACCAAGGCCAAGCTGCTGGAGGGCGCCCTGCGGACGCTCACCGAGCAGGGCATCGCCAAGACCTCGGCCCGTACGGTGGCGGCGGCGGCCGGCGTCAACCAGGCGCTCGTCTTCTACCACTTCGGATCCGTGGACGAACTGCTCGCCGCGGCCTGCCGGTACGGCGCGGAGAAGGCGGTGGGCCGGTACCGCGAGCGGCTCGCCGCGGTGGGCTCGCTGTCCGAACTCCTCGCTGTCGGGCGCGAGATCCACGAGCGCGAGCGGGCCGGGGGGCATGTGGCGCTGCTAGGGCAGCTGCTGGCCGGGGCACCGGCCCACCCGGCCCTCGGACCGGCCACGGCCGCCGGTCTGCAGCTGTGGATCACCGAGGTCGAGCAGGTGCTGCGCCGGGTGCTGGCGGCGACGCCGTTCGGGGAGTTCGCCGATCCGGTGGGGCTGGCGCGGGCCGTGGCGGTGGCGTTCGTGGGGATCGAGTTGTACGAGGGGGTGGACGAGGCGGGGGCCGGTGCGGCGCTGGACGCGCTGGAGCAGCTGGGGGCGCTGGTGAGCGCGGTGGAGTCCTTGGGGCCGGTGGCCCAGCGGGCCGTGCGGCATCACCTGCGGCGGCGGGGGCGGGGCTCCTCGCCCGCCTGA
- a CDS encoding DUF3817 domain-containing protein: protein MDIKTATSLRRLRLVSAPEAVSFLILLLCSVLKRTTDFNAVPVMGAIHGVLFVLYVIFWADAWNRAKWPLKTAALYFVLSVLPTGGFFAERKLRREAEDAVIAARARKEGAVNA, encoded by the coding sequence GTGGACATCAAGACCGCCACCTCCCTCCGCCGTCTCCGCCTGGTCTCGGCCCCGGAGGCCGTGTCCTTCCTGATCCTGCTCCTCTGCTCGGTGCTGAAGCGGACCACGGACTTCAACGCGGTCCCCGTGATGGGCGCGATCCACGGCGTCCTGTTCGTGCTGTACGTGATCTTCTGGGCGGACGCCTGGAACCGCGCCAAGTGGCCGCTGAAGACGGCGGCCCTCTACTTCGTCCTCTCGGTGCTGCCCACCGGCGGTTTCTTCGCCGAGCGCAAGTTGCGCCGCGAGGCCGAGGACGCCGTCATCGCCGCCCGGGCCCGCAAGGAAGGGGCCGTGAACGCATGA
- a CDS encoding ArsR/SmtB family transcription factor yields the protein MPSFLRFGEDDLLRCRFAVSPLWETQEAVRTLKRPDRLGYHAPWLRRIRAAAAGLDLAPLWLLMPRRGHSPDWLGPPPIGPAATFEEEIAAVRACDPQAAREDTARSLACTPGALESARGRAWLADPARMVQELADLLEEAWRVLVEPDWLRLRALLEADVAYHSRRLAEVGLGRLLPELDPRLSWNGRTLTLALHTEYARDLGGQGLVLMPSAFSWPDVVTGFEPPWQPALVYPARALAGLWTGPATRTPETLVRLLGRNRATVLTALTEPATTSTLAHRLGLAPSSVSAHLTTLRDAGLLTARRYGHQVLYERTPLGMALASGG from the coding sequence GTGCCCTCGTTCCTCCGGTTCGGCGAGGACGACCTCCTGCGCTGCCGGTTCGCGGTCTCACCGCTCTGGGAGACGCAGGAGGCCGTACGGACGCTGAAGCGGCCGGACCGGCTCGGCTACCACGCGCCGTGGCTGCGGCGGATCCGGGCGGCGGCGGCCGGGCTGGACCTCGCTCCGCTGTGGCTGCTGATGCCCCGGCGGGGGCACTCGCCGGACTGGCTCGGTCCGCCGCCGATCGGGCCGGCCGCCACCTTCGAGGAGGAGATCGCGGCCGTCCGGGCGTGCGACCCGCAGGCGGCCCGCGAGGACACCGCCCGCTCGCTGGCCTGCACTCCGGGCGCGCTGGAGTCCGCCCGCGGCCGGGCCTGGCTGGCGGACCCGGCGCGGATGGTGCAGGAACTGGCGGATCTCCTGGAGGAGGCCTGGCGGGTGCTGGTCGAGCCGGACTGGCTCCGGCTGCGCGCCCTGCTGGAGGCCGACGTGGCCTACCACTCGCGGCGGCTGGCCGAGGTGGGCCTCGGCAGACTGCTGCCGGAGCTGGACCCCCGGCTGTCCTGGAACGGCCGCACGCTGACCCTGGCGCTGCACACCGAGTACGCGCGCGACCTCGGCGGCCAGGGCCTGGTGCTGATGCCGAGCGCGTTCTCCTGGCCCGACGTGGTCACGGGCTTCGAGCCCCCGTGGCAGCCCGCCCTCGTCTACCCGGCCCGCGCCCTCGCCGGCCTGTGGACCGGCCCCGCGACCCGAACCCCCGAGACCCTGGTACGCCTCCTGGGCCGCAACCGCGCCACGGTCCTGACCGCCCTGACCGAACCGGCCACCACCAGCACCCTGGCGCACCGGCTGGGCCTGGCCCCGTCCTCGGTGTCGGCCCACCTGACGACCCTGCGCGACGCGGGTCTGCTGACCGCCCGCCGCTACGGCCACCAGGTGCTGTACGAGCGGACACCGCTGGGGATGGCGCTGGCGTCGGGTGGCTGA
- a CDS encoding DUF4166 domain-containing protein, producing the protein MTSIFQTAMGPDFHRLHPALRRRFSVGLAGGEACTGRGVMDRIWHGPAFVRPFLALGATRNILVPRAGRNIPFVIENVPYADGFGRETVSFVRTFDLPGRARRFDAQMVLGPRGDRILDYLGTHQHLASELHFHAEPDGSLLIRSGEHRFREGPVDVRVPELIGATAEVRESYDDTAGRFRIRVRVVNRWFGPLFGYEGSFTASYTDVRARGVRPGLRPVREEARA; encoded by the coding sequence ATGACGTCGATCTTCCAGACCGCGATGGGCCCGGACTTCCACCGCCTCCACCCGGCCCTGCGGCGCCGCTTCTCGGTGGGTCTGGCCGGTGGCGAGGCGTGCACCGGCCGGGGTGTGATGGACCGGATCTGGCACGGACCGGCGTTCGTCAGGCCGTTCCTCGCCCTCGGCGCCACCCGGAACATCCTGGTCCCGCGGGCCGGCCGGAACATTCCCTTCGTGATCGAGAACGTGCCGTACGCCGACGGCTTCGGCCGTGAGACGGTGAGCTTCGTGCGCACCTTCGACCTGCCCGGCCGTGCCCGCCGCTTCGACGCGCAGATGGTGCTCGGCCCCCGGGGCGACCGCATCCTCGACTACCTCGGCACCCACCAGCACCTCGCCAGCGAACTGCACTTCCACGCCGAGCCCGACGGCTCCCTGCTGATCCGCTCCGGCGAACACCGGTTCCGGGAAGGGCCGGTGGACGTCCGGGTGCCCGAGCTCATCGGCGCCACGGCCGAGGTGCGGGAGTCGTACGACGACACGGCCGGCCGTTTCCGCATCCGCGTGCGCGTGGTGAACCGCTGGTTCGGGCCGCTCTTCGGCTACGAGGGCTCCTTCACCGCGTCGTACACCGACGTCCGCGCGCGGGGCGTGCGGCCCGGGCTGAGGCCGGTGCGGGAGGAAGCGCGCGCATGA
- a CDS encoding tetratricopeptide repeat protein, giving the protein MQPRNMSMSGVVDLAAVKAAQEAKAKAEQARAEAARQGGTGAVSPADLVIDVDEAGFERDVLQRSAEVPVVIDFWAEWCEPCKQLSPVLERLAVEYSGRFLLARIDVDANQMLMQQFGIQGIPAVFAVVAGQALPLFQGVAGEQQIRQTLDQLVQVAEQRFGLTGLTVDPDAEPGGAAEAAAPEGPYEAALNAAAQALDAGDLGGAIQAYKNVLADDPAHPEAKLGLAQAELLQRVQGTDPQKVRQEAAEKPKDIQAQIAAADLDLVGGHVEDAFGRLIETVQRTVGDDRDAVRRRLLELFEVVGQEDPRVVGARRALARALF; this is encoded by the coding sequence ATGCAGCCACGGAACATGTCCATGAGCGGTGTCGTCGACCTCGCCGCGGTGAAGGCGGCCCAAGAGGCCAAGGCCAAGGCCGAGCAGGCACGCGCCGAAGCCGCCCGGCAGGGCGGGACGGGAGCCGTCTCCCCGGCCGATCTCGTGATCGACGTCGATGAGGCAGGGTTCGAGCGGGACGTCCTGCAACGCTCCGCCGAAGTCCCGGTCGTCATCGACTTCTGGGCCGAGTGGTGCGAGCCCTGCAAGCAGCTGAGCCCTGTCCTGGAGCGGCTGGCCGTCGAGTACAGCGGGCGCTTCCTCCTCGCCAGGATCGACGTCGACGCCAACCAGATGCTGATGCAGCAGTTCGGGATCCAGGGCATCCCGGCCGTCTTCGCCGTCGTGGCCGGACAGGCGCTGCCGCTCTTCCAGGGGGTGGCCGGCGAGCAGCAGATCCGGCAGACCCTGGACCAGCTGGTGCAGGTCGCCGAGCAGCGCTTCGGCCTGACCGGCCTGACCGTCGACCCGGACGCCGAGCCGGGCGGTGCCGCGGAGGCCGCGGCGCCCGAGGGGCCGTACGAAGCGGCCCTGAACGCCGCCGCGCAGGCGCTGGACGCGGGCGACCTGGGCGGGGCGATCCAGGCGTACAAGAACGTGCTGGCCGACGACCCGGCCCACCCGGAGGCCAAGCTGGGCCTGGCGCAGGCCGAGTTGCTCCAGCGGGTGCAGGGCACGGACCCGCAGAAGGTGCGCCAGGAGGCCGCCGAGAAGCCGAAGGACATCCAGGCGCAGATCGCCGCCGCCGACCTTGACCTGGTGGGTGGTCACGTCGAGGACGCCTTCGGGCGGCTGATCGAGACGGTGCAGCGCACGGTGGGTGACGACCGGGACGCGGTACGGCGCCGGCTGCTGGAGCTGTTCGAGGTCGTGGGCCAGGAGGACCCGCGCGTGGTCGGCGCCCGTCGTGCGCTCGCGCGCGCCCTGTTCTGA
- a CDS encoding DUF3817 domain-containing protein, whose amino-acid sequence MKKSVLTRYRVMAYTTGVLLVLLCLSMIAKYGLDVDGAADFTRVVAIAHGWLYVLYLIFAFDLGSKAKMPVGRQLWVLLAGTIPTAAFFVERKISRELETRVADEAPAVAKA is encoded by the coding sequence ATGAAAAAAAGCGTGCTGACCCGCTACCGCGTCATGGCCTACACCACCGGTGTGCTGCTGGTGCTGCTCTGCCTGAGCATGATCGCGAAGTACGGGCTGGACGTCGACGGTGCCGCCGACTTCACCCGGGTCGTCGCCATCGCCCACGGCTGGCTGTACGTCCTCTACCTGATCTTCGCCTTCGACCTGGGCTCCAAGGCGAAGATGCCGGTCGGGCGCCAGCTCTGGGTGCTGCTCGCGGGCACGATCCCCACCGCCGCCTTCTTCGTGGAGCGGAAGATCAGCCGCGAGCTGGAGACCCGGGTCGCCGACGAGGCCCCGGCCGTCGCCAAGGCCTAG
- a CDS encoding MarR family winged helix-turn-helix transcriptional regulator, translated as MPKPLSLPFDPIARADELWKQRWGNVPSMAAITSIMRAQQILLAEVDAVVKPYGLTFARYEALVLLTFSKAGELPMSKIGERLMVHPTSVTNTVDRLVKSGLVAKRPNPNDGRGTLAVITDKGREVVDAATRDLMAMDFGLGVYDAEECREIFAMLRPLRIAAHDFDEE; from the coding sequence GTGCCGAAGCCTCTCAGCCTTCCGTTCGACCCCATCGCCCGCGCCGACGAGCTCTGGAAGCAGCGCTGGGGAAACGTGCCGTCCATGGCCGCGATCACCTCGATCATGCGGGCCCAGCAGATCCTGCTCGCCGAGGTCGACGCGGTGGTCAAGCCGTACGGGCTGACGTTCGCCCGCTACGAGGCGCTGGTGCTGCTCACCTTCTCCAAGGCCGGCGAGCTGCCGATGTCCAAGATCGGTGAGCGGCTGATGGTGCATCCCACGTCCGTGACGAACACGGTGGACCGCCTGGTGAAGTCGGGGCTGGTCGCCAAGCGGCCCAACCCCAACGACGGCCGCGGCACCCTCGCCGTCATCACCGACAAGGGCCGCGAGGTGGTCGACGCGGCCACCCGTGACCTGATGGCCATGGACTTCGGGCTCGGGGTGTACGACGCGGAGGAGTGCCGGGAGATCTTCGCGATGCTCCGGCCGCTGCGGATCGCGGCACACGACTTCGACGAGGAGTGA
- a CDS encoding DUF6114 domain-containing protein, protein MSAETPAAAPGQFTRRRLQFRAWRGARPFWAGLFVMLGGFLILYFPYAHLQLGHLTMTMGTPGGSSSLIIGGLLFVLGIILWFQQHIRVFGGVAAILLALVSIPLSNIGGFIVGFLCSLTGGAMAVAWAPGAPAQPQPPAGPDQDGSPAAAPLPEQRVYGLDKPNDLSGTNPANGANGRHSAG, encoded by the coding sequence ATGAGCGCCGAGACTCCTGCCGCCGCACCCGGCCAGTTCACCCGCCGGAGGCTGCAGTTCCGCGCCTGGCGGGGCGCGCGTCCGTTCTGGGCCGGTCTGTTCGTCATGCTCGGCGGCTTTCTCATCCTGTACTTCCCGTACGCACACCTGCAGCTGGGCCATCTCACGATGACGATGGGGACCCCCGGCGGCTCCAGTTCCCTGATCATCGGTGGACTGCTCTTCGTCCTCGGGATCATCCTCTGGTTCCAGCAGCACATCCGGGTTTTCGGGGGCGTCGCGGCGATCCTGCTGGCGCTGGTGTCGATTCCGCTGTCCAACATCGGCGGCTTCATCGTCGGCTTCCTGTGCTCGCTGACCGGCGGGGCGATGGCCGTGGCCTGGGCGCCGGGCGCGCCTGCGCAGCCGCAGCCGCCGGCCGGACCGGACCAGGACGGTTCGCCCGCCGCCGCGCCCCTGCCGGAGCAGCGCGTGTACGGACTGGACAAGCCGAACGACCTGTCAGGAACCAACCCGGCCAACGGGGCGAACGGGAGGCACAGTGCCGGCTGA
- a CDS encoding TetR/AcrR family transcriptional regulator, translating into MQSRTPASRTGRPRSAAADAAILAATREALVELGWSKLTLGDVATRAGVAKTTLYRRWAGKNELVVDAVAELFDELELPDRGSLAADIEGVVLQFAAILARPEAKSGLMAVVAEATRDEALRERIRASIVDRQLRLVLEGRARAQRRGELPPEPDPGESARTVDLIFDVVAGAVVHRTLVSGKPADENWVHTFTRLLLLGLVSQPTEQPTTATYRPTEKTTTAAPRPTGETPTATPQPTE; encoded by the coding sequence ATGCAGAGCCGCACCCCCGCCAGCCGAACCGGACGCCCGCGCAGCGCCGCCGCGGACGCCGCGATCCTGGCCGCGACCCGGGAGGCTCTGGTCGAACTGGGCTGGTCCAAGCTCACGCTGGGAGACGTCGCCACCCGGGCCGGGGTTGCGAAGACCACGCTCTACCGCCGCTGGGCCGGCAAGAACGAACTGGTCGTGGACGCCGTCGCGGAACTCTTCGACGAGCTGGAACTGCCCGACCGGGGCAGCCTGGCCGCGGACATCGAGGGCGTCGTGCTCCAGTTCGCGGCGATCCTGGCCCGGCCGGAGGCCAAGAGTGGCCTGATGGCGGTGGTAGCCGAGGCCACCCGCGACGAGGCCCTGCGCGAACGCATCCGCGCCTCCATCGTGGACCGCCAGCTGCGGCTGGTCCTGGAGGGCCGCGCCCGGGCCCAGCGGCGGGGCGAGCTCCCACCGGAACCGGATCCCGGCGAGTCCGCCCGTACGGTGGACCTCATCTTCGACGTGGTCGCGGGCGCGGTCGTCCACCGCACCCTGGTCAGCGGCAAACCGGCGGACGAGAACTGGGTCCACACCTTCACCCGCCTGCTCCTCCTGGGCCTCGTTTCCCAGCCGACGGAACAACCGACGACGGCCACCTACCGGCCGACGGAGAAAACGACGACAGCCGCTCCCCGGCCGACCGGGGAAACGCCGACAGCCACCCCCCAGCCGACCGAGTAG
- a CDS encoding MTH1187 family thiamine-binding protein: MIVAFSVTPLGVGEDVGEYVADAVRVVRESGLPNRTDAMFTSIEGEWDEVMDVVKRAVAAVEARAPRVSLVLKADVRPGVTDGLTSKVETVERHLAQ, from the coding sequence ATGATCGTCGCCTTCTCCGTGACGCCTCTCGGCGTCGGCGAGGACGTGGGGGAGTACGTGGCCGACGCCGTGCGCGTGGTCCGCGAGTCGGGCCTGCCGAACCGCACCGACGCCATGTTCACCTCGATCGAGGGGGAGTGGGACGAGGTCATGGACGTCGTCAAGCGGGCGGTCGCGGCCGTGGAGGCGCGCGCACCGCGCGTGTCGCTCGTCCTCAAGGCGGACGTCCGGCCCGGGGTGACGGACGGACTCACCTCCAAGGTGGAGACCGTCGAACGGCACCTCGCGCAGTAG
- a CDS encoding DUF6230 family protein, whose product MESQVRGGTRWKRFAVVMVPSVAATACIGVALAQGALAASFSVSGQSFKVSADQLVGTGFSQYGAIDSGYTMDGKKTAHPVAVSAFKHAEITNLCQSVVTPDVPIFGNVSLILRAGGEGAEKVQADNIYIDVADLSADATFDNIDIGVAAKDASKGPGMKGGGEQANPFGFAQQADKATLKNVKQTAWATTAGTFKLSGLKMSLSTGVKECY is encoded by the coding sequence ATGGAGTCCCAGGTGCGTGGCGGGACCAGATGGAAGCGGTTCGCTGTGGTCATGGTGCCCAGCGTGGCCGCCACGGCGTGCATAGGTGTCGCCCTCGCGCAGGGCGCTCTGGCCGCGTCGTTCAGCGTGTCCGGTCAGTCGTTCAAGGTGTCGGCGGACCAGCTGGTCGGCACCGGCTTCTCGCAGTACGGCGCCATCGACAGCGGCTACACCATGGACGGCAAGAAGACGGCGCACCCGGTGGCCGTCTCGGCGTTCAAGCACGCGGAGATCACCAACCTGTGCCAGTCCGTGGTCACGCCCGACGTGCCGATCTTCGGTAACGTCAGCCTGATCCTGCGGGCCGGTGGCGAGGGCGCCGAGAAGGTCCAGGCCGACAACATCTACATCGACGTTGCCGACCTCAGCGCCGACGCGACGTTCGACAACATCGACATCGGTGTGGCCGCCAAGGACGCCTCCAAGGGTCCGGGCATGAAGGGCGGCGGCGAGCAGGCCAACCCGTTCGGCTTCGCGCAGCAGGCCGACAAGGCCACGCTGAAGAACGTGAAGCAGACGGCGTGGGCGACCACCGCCGGCACCTTCAAGCTCAGTGGCCTGAAGATGTCGCTGTCGACGGGTGTCAAGGAGTGCTACTAA